The Dehalogenimonas lykanthroporepellens BL-DC-9 genome includes a window with the following:
- a CDS encoding Carbonate dehydratase (KEGG: ppd:Ppro_2975 carbonate dehydratase~PFAM: carbonic anhydrase) codes for MTVIERLKDGFRQFRTEYFGGTRPRFEALKKGQKPAVMIIACSDSRVDPAILTNARLGELFTVRNIANLVPPCEDDGGHHGVSAALEFAVTSLKVEHIIVLGHTGCGGIRALMAGRASGGDKFISNWMAVAEPAREKAIEASPGGDDTARCRAAERAAVVLSLDNLRTFPFVSRRLAAGKLSLHGWYFDLENGELLEYRPETGDFVSVS; via the coding sequence ATGACGGTTATCGAACGTTTAAAAGACGGTTTCAGACAGTTCCGGACGGAATATTTCGGTGGGACGCGCCCCCGGTTCGAGGCGCTGAAAAAGGGGCAGAAACCGGCGGTCATGATTATCGCCTGCTCCGATTCCCGGGTGGACCCGGCTATCCTGACCAACGCCCGGCTGGGGGAACTCTTTACCGTGCGCAACATCGCCAATCTGGTTCCTCCCTGTGAGGATGACGGCGGTCATCATGGCGTCAGCGCGGCGCTGGAATTCGCCGTCACCTCCCTCAAGGTGGAACATATTATCGTCCTGGGCCATACCGGTTGCGGCGGTATCCGGGCGCTGATGGCCGGGAGGGCTTCCGGTGGCGATAAGTTCATCTCCAACTGGATGGCCGTTGCCGAACCGGCCCGGGAGAAGGCGATAGAGGCCTCCCCGGGTGGGGATGATACGGCGCGGTGCCGCGCCGCCGAACGCGCCGCGGTAGTGCTGTCGCTGGACAATCTGCGGACTTTCCCCTTCGTTTCCCGGCGTCTGGCGGCCGGAAAGCTGTCACTCCACGGCTGGTATTTCGACCTGGAAAATGGCGAACTGCTGGAGTACCGCCCGGAGACAGGGGACTTCGTCAGCGTCAGCTGA
- a CDS encoding two component transcriptional regulator, LuxR family (KEGG: det:DET1144 DNA-binding response regulator~PFAM: regulatory protein LuxR; response regulator receiver~SMART: regulatory protein LuxR; response regulator receiver) gives MKQHDHNEMVVPDLSELTLEETSSPIRVFLVDDHPIVRTGMKTLVREQPNMDCVGEAEGNQEAIDKIETLQPDVVVIDSELTEMDTMEIVRAVNANSPGTAVVVLTSRGDEYSLAQALQYEVAGFITRESSKELIAIAIRAAAAGGGLWDRTLLYRAIRLLRLPTKLQEASDDSSEITSADIVVQQLSPREMSTLRLVSDGMTNKEIAMKLNCSESAVKGYVTRIMNKLNVTNRTQIALKASQLNIIQ, from the coding sequence GTGAAACAGCATGACCATAACGAGATGGTAGTTCCGGATTTAAGTGAATTGACCTTGGAAGAAACCTCCTCTCCCATCCGGGTATTCCTGGTGGACGACCACCCAATTGTCAGAACCGGGATGAAAACTCTGGTTCGCGAACAGCCGAACATGGACTGCGTCGGCGAGGCCGAAGGTAATCAGGAAGCTATCGATAAAATCGAAACCCTGCAACCGGACGTGGTGGTCATTGACAGCGAGTTGACCGAGATGGATACCATGGAGATTGTCCGGGCCGTCAATGCCAATTCTCCCGGTACCGCAGTAGTGGTGCTGACCAGCCGCGGCGATGAATATTCGCTGGCCCAGGCGCTCCAATACGAGGTGGCCGGATTCATCACCCGGGAAAGCAGTAAAGAGCTCATCGCTATCGCTATCCGGGCCGCCGCCGCCGGCGGCGGCCTCTGGGACCGGACGCTGTTGTATCGGGCTATCCGATTATTGAGACTGCCGACCAAACTCCAGGAAGCCAGCGATGACAGTTCGGAAATAACCAGCGCCGACATCGTGGTACAACAGCTCAGCCCGCGGGAGATGAGCACCTTGAGGCTGGTTTCCGACGGTATGACCAATAAAGAAATTGCCATGAAGTTGAACTGCTCCGAATCAGCGGTCAAGGGTTACGTCACCCGCATCATGAACAAGCTTAACGTGACCAACCGGACGCAGATAGCGCTCAAGGCTTCTCAGTTGAATATAATTCAGTAA
- a CDS encoding DNA polymerase III, alpha subunit (SMART: phosphoesterase PHP domain protein~TIGRFAM: DNA polymerase III, alpha subunit~KEGG: det:DET1464 DNA polymerase III, alpha subunit~PFAM: DNA polymerase III alpha subunit; PHP domain protein; nucleic acid binding OB-fold tRNA/helicase-type) codes for MFTHLHVHTEFSLLDGMCRIPALVHRAKELGMTALAITDHGTMYGALKFYRECLAQDIKPIIGCEVYVAPGSRLDKTPAGKNHRHLVLLARNNTGYRNLLQLVSLANTEGFYYKPRVDREILAKYREGLIALSACPSGEVPRLILENRLSEARETAEWYRDNFDGDFYFEIQRHPMPEFDRINNALIDLSRELDIPLVATGDTHYVRREDAQTHDLLLCIGTGAMVKDTSRMKMQADSFYLKSEAEMAELYRDIPEALENTNRIADKCDLKLEFGRVHLPQIDRPAGLTSDEYLSQLCHEALPRLYPDASEAVRERLTYELEVIEKTQFADYFLVVWDIIRFVKERGIYFGVRGSAAASIVLRCLDITEVDPLEYNLVFERFLNIERKEMPDIDMDFQDDRRDEVIEYVSEKYGLDHVAQIITFGTLGARAAIRDTGRALGIDLPVVDRVARLIPFGPNMTLDKALEENTELREAVAKDGTVQKIIDAARQVSGLSRHASTHAAGVVISKEPLALHAPLQRLNRESASDARSDLVMTQYPMEDIGLIGLLKMDFLGLANLSILSRAQEIIGQRHGRPLDVHRIPLDDPKTFALLSAGETMGVFQLEGAGMRRYIKELKPTHFTDIAAMVALYRPGPMEQIPRFIRSKHGEEAITYPHPALEEILQETYGVIVYQEQVLFIARTFSGFSLGQADILRKAMGKKNPEVMQKQKQNFIAGALKNGYSEDLAVEVFGLIEPFAGYAFNKAHAVSYALIAYQTAYLKANYPVEYMAAFLATQRDVAEKVAAAAVECRRLGISLLPPDINNSDVNFSVEDSSPAGPAIRFGLAAVKNVGEAAVTGLVAERRSGGPFTSVEDFCRRVDGACLNRRVLESLIKAGALDCLGDRATLLQNAGRLLDFAERERRIRDSGQGTLFDLFGGVAEAPPVALDLESGSATFNDILAWEKDLLGLYVSAHPFSRFVGKVDHDTTALCGEITEEMEGQTTTLAGMVVAVRLAQTRDGNTFANVELEDLNGRVEVIAWPKLYSQTKDYWQEGNVLLVEGRVVFRGDRGSIHTDAVRLYQPGAADDDNPSAGELIRVGRPGGNGKRKFPPRPAKTLPARNPPAAVAVAEPEPSTLPDKDTTPTMSCFLNMTIDQSDNAEADLRLYNQVLETLDLYPGPGAVKLRINCPGRRYLMNLPQVRVTCNEELLEELTGLLGDRGTAVFVENGKH; via the coding sequence TCACCGCCACCTGGTGCTCCTGGCCCGCAACAACACCGGCTACCGCAATCTGCTCCAGCTGGTATCCCTGGCCAACACCGAGGGTTTCTACTACAAGCCCCGGGTGGACCGGGAAATCCTGGCGAAGTATCGGGAAGGGTTGATTGCCCTGTCGGCCTGTCCTTCGGGTGAAGTGCCCCGGCTGATACTGGAAAACCGCCTGTCCGAAGCCCGAGAGACAGCTGAGTGGTATCGTGACAATTTCGACGGTGATTTCTACTTCGAGATTCAGCGCCACCCCATGCCGGAATTCGACCGCATCAACAACGCCCTCATCGACCTGTCCCGCGAACTGGACATCCCGCTGGTGGCCACCGGTGACACCCACTACGTCCGGAGAGAGGACGCCCAGACGCATGACCTTCTGCTGTGTATCGGCACCGGCGCCATGGTGAAGGATACCTCCCGCATGAAGATGCAGGCGGACTCCTTCTATCTGAAGAGTGAGGCCGAAATGGCTGAGCTGTACCGGGATATTCCCGAGGCGCTGGAGAATACCAACCGTATCGCTGATAAATGTGATCTCAAGCTGGAGTTCGGCCGGGTACACCTGCCGCAGATAGACCGGCCGGCCGGGCTGACCTCCGATGAATACCTGTCTCAACTGTGTCATGAGGCTCTGCCGCGGCTCTATCCCGACGCTTCCGAGGCGGTCAGGGAGCGCCTGACCTATGAACTGGAAGTCATCGAAAAGACCCAGTTCGCGGACTATTTTCTGGTCGTCTGGGACATCATCCGCTTCGTCAAGGAGCGCGGCATCTACTTCGGTGTCCGCGGCTCGGCGGCGGCTTCCATCGTCCTGCGCTGTCTGGACATTACCGAGGTGGATCCTCTGGAGTACAATCTGGTCTTCGAGCGCTTCCTCAACATCGAACGCAAGGAAATGCCCGATATCGACATGGATTTTCAGGATGACCGTCGCGACGAGGTCATCGAGTACGTTTCTGAAAAATACGGGCTGGATCACGTCGCCCAGATCATCACCTTCGGCACCCTGGGCGCCCGCGCCGCCATCCGGGACACCGGCCGGGCGCTGGGCATCGACCTGCCGGTCGTCGACCGGGTAGCCCGTCTCATCCCTTTCGGCCCCAACATGACGCTGGACAAGGCGCTGGAGGAAAACACCGAACTGCGCGAGGCGGTGGCCAAAGACGGTACCGTCCAGAAGATTATCGACGCCGCCCGTCAGGTTTCCGGCCTGTCCCGCCATGCCTCCACCCACGCCGCCGGCGTGGTCATCTCCAAGGAACCGCTGGCCCTTCACGCGCCGCTTCAGCGGCTGAATCGGGAATCGGCCAGCGACGCCAGGTCGGACCTGGTCATGACCCAGTACCCGATGGAGGATATCGGGCTGATCGGTCTGCTGAAGATGGACTTCCTGGGCCTGGCCAACCTCTCTATCCTGTCCCGCGCCCAGGAGATAATCGGCCAGCGCCACGGCCGTCCGCTGGACGTCCACCGTATCCCGCTGGATGACCCCAAAACCTTCGCTCTGCTCTCAGCCGGCGAAACCATGGGCGTCTTCCAGTTGGAAGGCGCCGGCATGCGCCGTTATATCAAGGAATTAAAACCGACTCATTTTACCGACATCGCCGCCATGGTGGCCCTCTACCGTCCCGGGCCCATGGAACAGATTCCGCGCTTCATCCGCTCCAAGCACGGCGAGGAAGCCATCACTTATCCTCACCCGGCGCTTGAAGAGATACTGCAGGAAACCTACGGTGTCATCGTCTACCAGGAACAGGTGCTGTTCATCGCCCGCACCTTCTCCGGCTTCTCGCTGGGCCAGGCCGACATTCTGCGCAAGGCTATGGGCAAGAAGAATCCCGAGGTGATGCAGAAGCAGAAGCAGAATTTCATTGCCGGGGCGCTGAAGAACGGCTATAGCGAAGACCTGGCCGTCGAGGTTTTCGGCCTCATTGAACCTTTCGCCGGTTACGCCTTCAACAAAGCTCATGCCGTCAGCTACGCCCTCATCGCCTACCAGACTGCCTATCTCAAGGCCAATTACCCGGTGGAATACATGGCCGCTTTCCTGGCCACTCAGCGTGATGTCGCCGAGAAGGTCGCCGCCGCGGCGGTGGAATGTCGTCGTCTGGGTATCTCTCTCCTGCCGCCGGACATCAACAATAGTGACGTCAACTTCTCCGTCGAGGACAGTAGCCCGGCCGGCCCGGCCATCCGTTTCGGCCTGGCCGCTGTCAAGAACGTCGGTGAAGCCGCTGTTACCGGGCTGGTCGCCGAGCGCCGTTCCGGCGGGCCGTTTACCTCGGTAGAGGATTTCTGTCGCCGGGTTGACGGCGCCTGCCTCAACCGCCGGGTGCTGGAAAGCCTCATCAAGGCCGGCGCCCTCGACTGTCTGGGTGACCGGGCCACCCTGCTTCAGAATGCCGGCCGCCTGCTGGACTTCGCCGAGCGGGAACGCCGCATCCGTGACTCCGGTCAGGGGACGCTCTTCGACCTGTTCGGCGGTGTCGCCGAAGCGCCACCGGTGGCCCTGGACCTGGAAAGCGGCTCGGCCACTTTCAATGACATCCTGGCCTGGGAAAAGGACCTGCTCGGTCTGTATGTTTCGGCTCACCCCTTTTCCCGCTTCGTCGGCAAGGTGGACCATGACACCACCGCCCTGTGCGGCGAGATTACCGAAGAAATGGAAGGCCAGACGACCACCCTGGCCGGCATGGTCGTCGCCGTGCGCTTGGCCCAGACCCGCGACGGCAACACCTTTGCCAACGTGGAGCTGGAAGACCTGAACGGCCGCGTTGAGGTTATCGCCTGGCCGAAGCTGTATTCCCAGACGAAGGACTACTGGCAGGAGGGCAACGTCCTGCTGGTCGAGGGCCGGGTGGTTTTCCGCGGTGACCGCGGCTCCATCCACACCGACGCCGTCCGGCTGTATCAGCCGGGTGCCGCCGACGATGACAATCCCTCAGCCGGCGAACTGATTCGGGTCGGCCGGCCGGGCGGCAACGGTAAACGGAAGTTCCCGCCCCGGCCGGCCAAGACCCTACCGGCAAGAAATCCCCCGGCGGCGGTAGCCGTCGCCGAACCGGAACCTTCAACATTACCAGACAAGGATACAACACCAACCATGTCCTGTTTCCTGAATATGACCATCGACCAGAGCGATAACGCCGAGGCTGACCTCAGGCTTTACAACCAGGTGCTCGAAACTCTCGACCTCTACCCCGGCCCGGGCGCCGTCAAGCTTCGTATCAATTGCCCCGGCCGCCGCTACCTGATGAATCTGCCGCAGGTCCGGGTGACCTGCAACGAAGAACTGCTGGAGGAACTGACCGGCCTGCTGGGTGACCGCGGCACGGCCGTTTTCGTGGAAAATGGCAAACACTGA
- a CDS encoding reductive dehalogenase (TIGRFAM: reductive dehalogenase~KEGG: deb:DehaBAV1_0281 reductive dehalogenase), whose product MKALGISSVGLGAAAAITPGFKDLDEVATSANNQSHPWWVAERDHHDPTNEIDWNTFKPYDRNANPMHQRPSDVNARNRERDDAMQKAAFANKTPGDSLRDYAFGTGSSFIGPNAPWDGPSAALPGNAEGKRWEDSAENNLQMMRAALHTYGAVLTGALEVNEKTRQIFDASGFVFENIDEGFRDGEGTYHIPQKARYMLTFTTQQHYIQSLYQLRKDDSYPGGYGTKKQLGNEAIGHAYSHAAQVGYMAMRMVKTLGYGTYKTGVTANVPLGVFSGLGEQGRTSHLLTPRYGLMVRYTNYFFTDLPLAATPPIDAGLETFCKTCVRCGERCPSESISQENDASWDTAGNFNRPGFKGWYVNWASCIDFGSPQACGNCQATCPFNHPSDGLIHPIVRATAATTPVFNSFFATMDRAFAYAEAKSDEELEAWWTRDLDSWPGDTTLGSGKNVW is encoded by the coding sequence ATGAAGGCGCTGGGTATCTCCAGTGTCGGCCTGGGCGCCGCCGCCGCCATCACCCCCGGCTTCAAGGATCTTGACGAAGTCGCCACCTCAGCCAACAACCAGTCACATCCCTGGTGGGTCGCGGAAAGAGACCACCACGACCCGACCAACGAAATCGACTGGAACACTTTCAAGCCTTATGACCGCAACGCCAATCCGATGCACCAAAGACCTTCCGATGTCAACGCTCGTAACCGGGAACGAGACGATGCAATGCAGAAAGCCGCCTTTGCCAACAAGACCCCCGGCGACTCCCTGCGCGACTATGCCTTTGGTACCGGCTCCAGCTTCATCGGTCCCAACGCTCCCTGGGACGGCCCCAGTGCCGCTCTTCCTGGTAATGCCGAAGGCAAGCGCTGGGAAGATTCCGCGGAAAACAACCTCCAGATGATGCGCGCCGCCCTGCATACCTACGGCGCCGTCCTGACCGGCGCTCTGGAAGTCAACGAAAAGACGCGCCAGATTTTCGACGCCTCCGGCTTCGTCTTCGAAAACATCGATGAAGGTTTCCGGGATGGAGAAGGCACCTACCACATCCCGCAGAAAGCCAGGTACATGCTGACCTTTACCACCCAGCAACATTACATCCAGAGCCTCTACCAGCTCCGCAAGGATGACAGCTATCCCGGTGGTTATGGCACCAAGAAACAACTGGGCAACGAGGCTATCGGCCACGCCTATTCCCACGCCGCTCAGGTCGGCTACATGGCCATGCGCATGGTCAAGACTCTCGGTTACGGCACCTACAAGACCGGTGTGACTGCCAATGTGCCCCTGGGTGTGTTCTCCGGCCTGGGTGAGCAGGGTCGGACTTCTCACCTTCTCACTCCCCGCTACGGCCTGATGGTGCGTTACACCAACTACTTCTTCACCGACCTGCCGCTGGCGGCGACTCCCCCCATAGACGCCGGTCTGGAGACCTTCTGCAAGACCTGCGTCCGCTGTGGCGAACGCTGTCCGTCGGAATCCATTTCTCAGGAAAACGACGCTTCCTGGGATACCGCCGGCAACTTCAATCGCCCCGGCTTCAAGGGCTGGTACGTCAACTGGGCAAGCTGTATCGACTTCGGCTCACCTCAGGCCTGCGGCAACTGCCAGGCGACCTGCCCCTTCAACCATCCCTCGGATGGCCTGATTCATCCCATCGTCCGGGCCACCGCCGCGACGACGCCTGTCTTCAACAGCTTCTTCGCCACCATGGACCGGGCCTTCGCCTACGCCGAAGCCAAGTCCGACGAGGAATTGGAAGCCTGGTGGACCCGCGATCTGGATTCCTGGCCGGGCGACACCACCCTCGGTTCCGGCAAGAACGTCTGGTAA
- a CDS encoding hypothetical protein (KEGG: ptm:GSPATT00023426001 hypothetical protein), with protein MQTNELTKRNRDIYEYHKANPDFTLAELGEKFGLSQQRISQLIRTYECRRLIKQRNKLLERYYDRNVINGDGVPGELFAATHPKEYYRVQQAIRKRTCLVCPVKSVPEIEGVNDRTDNNHLVKEVRK; from the coding sequence ATGCAGACCAACGAACTGACCAAACGCAACCGGGATATTTACGAATACCATAAGGCCAATCCCGATTTTACACTGGCCGAGCTCGGTGAGAAATTCGGTCTGTCCCAGCAGAGGATATCCCAGTTGATCCGCACCTACGAATGTCGCCGGCTGATTAAACAGCGGAACAAACTGCTGGAACGTTATTACGATCGGAATGTCATTAATGGCGACGGCGTTCCGGGAGAACTGTTCGCCGCCACCCACCCCAAAGAGTATTATAGAGTTCAGCAGGCCATCAGAAAACGAACCTGCCTGGTGTGCCCGGTCAAGTCCGTGCCGGAGATAGAAGGCGTCAACGACAGGACTGATAACAACCATCTTGTAAAGGAGGTTCGAAAGTGA
- a CDS encoding CBS domain containing protein (PFAM: CBS domain containing protein~KEGG: kol:Kole_1597 CBS domain containing membrane protein) encodes MNQPLSVKDVYLLHGTASVVADEEVTLERLINIYATNPAVRGVFLVDTDKRFAGMVSRLAIQKWAEYQLFGKWKNKGDFSAVSDLVGGIKARELAHGGWPATGLRETDRLEDAFARMMDIGEDILPVVDDEGHVIGDLRLSEILLKAVEAGHEQTSDNKA; translated from the coding sequence ATGAATCAACCTCTTTCAGTCAAGGATGTTTATCTGCTCCACGGCACGGCCAGCGTCGTCGCCGACGAGGAGGTGACGCTGGAGCGCCTCATCAATATCTACGCCACCAACCCGGCAGTGCGCGGCGTGTTTCTGGTGGATACCGATAAGCGTTTCGCCGGCATGGTATCCCGGCTGGCCATCCAGAAATGGGCCGAGTACCAGCTCTTCGGAAAATGGAAGAACAAGGGGGACTTCTCCGCCGTCAGCGACCTGGTCGGCGGCATCAAGGCCCGCGAACTGGCCCACGGCGGTTGGCCGGCCACCGGTCTGCGGGAGACCGACCGGCTGGAGGACGCCTTCGCCCGTATGATGGACATCGGTGAGGACATATTACCGGTGGTGGACGACGAAGGTCACGTCATCGGTGACCTGCGGCTGTCGGAGATACTGCTCAAGGCCGTTGAGGCCGGACACGAGCAGACCAGCGATAACAAGGCTTGA
- a CDS encoding integral membrane protein TIGR01906 (KEGG: deb:DehaBAV1_1266 hypothetical protein~TIGRFAM: integral membrane protein TIGR01906~PFAM: Integral membrane protein 1906), with amino-acid sequence MKLAPPSAYRVAAWGLAVAVPLFIVAVVIAAAVNLSPLYHYGFDRYNVAAVTGLEQAELEKAADGLIDYFNSSEEYIELTVLKDGEPFVLFNEREVIHLYDVKGLIRLDYRILAGTAGYILLAGAFLLYRSMPRLASAPLFWGGAVTLAGLGAATLAAVVDFDALFTQFHLISFANDLWLLNPATDYLIMLFPGPFWQDAAIVVGAGIGLLAAVVLVIGWRGMGAPKERQENQE; translated from the coding sequence ATGAAGCTGGCCCCGCCGTCAGCGTACCGTGTCGCCGCCTGGGGACTGGCGGTAGCGGTGCCGCTTTTCATCGTGGCCGTTGTCATCGCCGCGGCCGTCAATCTGTCGCCGCTGTATCATTACGGCTTCGACCGCTACAATGTGGCCGCCGTCACCGGCCTGGAACAGGCCGAACTGGAAAAGGCCGCTGACGGCCTCATCGACTATTTCAACTCCTCGGAGGAATATATCGAACTGACTGTCCTGAAAGACGGTGAGCCGTTTGTCCTGTTCAATGAACGCGAGGTCATTCACCTTTATGACGTCAAGGGACTTATCCGGCTGGACTACCGGATACTGGCCGGCACCGCCGGTTATATACTGCTGGCCGGGGCTTTTCTGCTCTACCGCAGTATGCCCCGGCTGGCATCAGCGCCGCTGTTCTGGGGCGGAGCCGTCACTCTGGCCGGGCTGGGCGCGGCCACGCTGGCGGCGGTGGTTGACTTCGATGCCCTATTCACTCAATTCCACCTGATCAGCTTCGCCAATGATTTATGGCTGTTGAACCCGGCCACCGATTATCTCATCATGCTCTTCCCCGGCCCCTTCTGGCAGGACGCCGCCATCGTCGTCGGGGCTGGCATCGGTCTTCTGGCGGCAGTGGTTCTGGTCATCGGCTGGCGGGGCATGGGCGCCCCCAAAGAACGACAGGAGAATCAGGAATGA
- a CDS encoding conserved hypothetical protein (KEGG: srm:SRM_01921 hypothetical protein) encodes MANTDWVAAATADNEFAATLWRDILADAGIPAYVETAGSATFLQVSSPLRPRRVMVPPERLKEARVVLDDIEIVDGAPGEES; translated from the coding sequence ATGGCAAACACTGACTGGGTGGCGGCCGCCACCGCCGATAATGAATTCGCCGCCACGCTGTGGCGCGACATACTGGCTGACGCCGGTATCCCGGCTTATGTTGAAACCGCCGGTTCGGCCACCTTCCTGCAGGTTTCTTCACCGCTTCGTCCCCGCCGGGTGATGGTGCCCCCGGAACGACTGAAGGAAGCCCGGGTCGTCCTGGACGATATCGAAATCGTCGATGGCGCCCCCGGTGAGGAGTCATGA
- a CDS encoding transposase mutator type (KEGG: sth:STH2289 transposase~manually curated~PFAM: transposase mutator type), with translation MAKDRMTLLELLRKSGSDSELDFLKEGVKMLAEAVMELEVKQKTGAEKHERSDGRLTYRNGYRGRIWDTRAGTIPLEIPRLRDGSYFPSLLEPRRRAEHALLAVIQEAYVLGISTRKVESLVQSLGLNGISKSEVSRICGALDDEVERWRHRPLLWRYPYLWLDATYVKVRDSGRVVSQAVIIAYGVRETGEREIVGLEVGPSEDGVFWKEFLRGLVSRGLSGVMLVISDAHLGLKEAISTVLTGVSWQRCRVHFMRNALARVPRGAQAMVSAAIRTIFAQPDRDSACIQLRQVADNLRLRFGTVADQLEEAEPDILAYTAFPREHWRQLYSTNPLERLNKEIKRRSNVVGIFPNSKAVIRLIGAVLMEQQDEWEIGRRYFSVDSMKKTLEGAQEEPLIMALQP, from the coding sequence ATGGCCAAAGACAGGATGACACTTTTGGAATTGCTACGCAAGTCAGGAAGTGACAGCGAGCTTGATTTTCTAAAAGAAGGGGTGAAAATGCTGGCCGAAGCGGTCATGGAGCTTGAGGTTAAGCAGAAGACCGGAGCTGAGAAGCATGAGCGTAGCGATGGTCGTTTAACCTACCGTAACGGCTACCGGGGCCGTATCTGGGACACCCGGGCCGGCACGATACCCTTGGAGATTCCCCGGTTGCGGGACGGCAGTTACTTTCCCAGCTTGCTCGAGCCCCGGCGCCGGGCGGAACATGCCTTGCTGGCGGTAATCCAGGAAGCCTATGTATTGGGCATCAGCACCCGCAAGGTGGAATCTCTGGTTCAGTCACTGGGGCTTAACGGTATCAGTAAGAGCGAGGTATCGCGAATATGCGGGGCTCTGGACGATGAAGTGGAACGCTGGCGCCACCGGCCTTTGTTATGGCGTTATCCCTATCTGTGGCTGGACGCGACCTACGTCAAGGTCAGGGATTCAGGTCGGGTGGTCAGTCAGGCAGTAATTATCGCCTACGGCGTCCGGGAAACCGGGGAACGCGAGATCGTCGGGCTTGAGGTCGGCCCCAGTGAAGACGGTGTATTCTGGAAAGAGTTTCTGCGGGGGCTGGTTAGCCGTGGTTTGAGCGGGGTGATGCTGGTAATCAGTGATGCCCATCTGGGGCTGAAGGAAGCCATCAGCACGGTACTCACCGGGGTATCGTGGCAACGCTGCCGGGTGCACTTCATGCGCAATGCGCTGGCCAGAGTGCCACGGGGCGCCCAGGCTATGGTATCTGCCGCTATCCGGACTATCTTCGCTCAACCTGACCGCGATAGCGCTTGTATCCAGCTCCGCCAGGTAGCCGATAACCTCAGACTCCGATTCGGTACTGTTGCCGACCAATTGGAAGAGGCAGAACCGGATATCCTGGCCTATACCGCCTTCCCTCGGGAACACTGGCGGCAACTTTACTCAACCAATCCCCTGGAGAGACTGAATAAGGAAATCAAGCGCCGCAGTAATGTGGTCGGCATCTTTCCCAACAGCAAAGCGGTAATCAGGCTGATTGGGGCGGTGCTAATGGAACAGCAGGACGAATGGGAGATCGGACGTCGCTACTTTTCTGTGGATTCGATGAAGAAAACGCTGGAAGGGGCGCAGGAGGAACCCCTTATCATGGCTTTACAACCTTAA